tttataaagaaatttatctAAACAGggttaaatgaaagaaaattattttcattttcgtttttgtttttctccttcaaaagtttataaagaaatttatctAAACAGGGTTAAATGCAGAATTAGAGTTACATATTTATTGGCACTTGGCATTAATCTCACCTTATAGGAGAAAGTGTGACAGAAAGAGAGTAAGagtttatattgttatttttccaaaattgtgTCAATGGTACCTCTGATACTTCAGTTGGAGACTTGAAACTTGTGCTTCCTGCTGCAACAGCCAAATAAAGACAGAACAGTAACAATTGATGAAGGATTGGAATTGtacatacaatgtaattaacCAATTTGGAAAATGTTTCTGATCAATCTtagcaaaaagaaaagttagttTAAAAGGTGAAAGGAATTAAACCTGGATGACACTCCAAAGAAAGGGTACCCAATGATTGAATATTATCTTCCTCTTCATATGAATTCTGGAGCATTCCAACCTGTGAGGAAAGTGGCTACAATATCATCAACTCTAACATCATCTACGTTTgagaattataaaatatctataaacaTGATTACATAATTTCTTATCCTAATCTTCAcattatgaaaatgttagatgaGAGACACTTTCATTAAACTAAGAATTACCTATTTCCCTACAACTttatccattaaaaaaatatcattagcattatatatataaaaactcgGGGTTTGACACTTTTAACATGTTGGACAGAGAAAAATATCAGTTAACCAAGTTCATATGACCAACACCACCACCATCTGTcatatttttttcctctctAACAAATTCTTAGCTTCATAAATCTTTCTccatcatttttgttttccataATACTTAAGTTGACATCTCCATGTTGGCTTCAATAAGTAAAATTACATCTAAGTGGGGTCTTTCTGTTGGAGCTGAATCCACCCTTGCATTGCAGTCCACTTTATGCCATTTCCAGTCCATGATCAAGCACTTCACTGagctgaaagaaaaagaaaggaaaaacaaaaaactgatAACCCAGCAACTGCATGAAGCTGGAACTGGAATTAATGTAAACAGTTTTCCTGCATCCATGCAATCAGTGAATGAGATCTGTTAAATTCTGTATGTGTTTGAAAATGTCAGACATTCTCTAATAAATAGTTATCTGTGTTCGTCATATGATGATTTTAGAATCAAAAACATCATAGGATTGATCAAAGTAACTACTAAACATTACAGTGAGTTAAAAAATGGAAAGTTTAAGACTAACCAGTATTGCACAGC
The Vigna radiata var. radiata cultivar VC1973A unplaced genomic scaffold, Vradiata_ver6 scaffold_970, whole genome shotgun sequence genome window above contains:
- the LOC106779067 gene encoding ubiquitin carboxyl-terminal hydrolase 17-like; the protein is MESASNASTVEDGVLWSPESDMTVKASNGNHVNNLNGCKLCAKPSTTRCSRCKAVQYCSVKCLIMDWKWHKVDCNARVDSAPTERPHLDVGMLQNSYEEEDNIQSLGTLSLECHPAGSTSFKSPTEVSEVPLTQFWKNNNINSYSLSVTLSPIR